A genomic segment from Moorena sp. SIOASIH encodes:
- a CDS encoding amino acid ABC transporter permease — MTTVNSQPPELAPPPELQVNPVTWIKKNLFNTWYNSILTVSVLWFLFVTVKGLITWATTEAQWDVIKLNFRLFFVGTYPATENWRPWLILGIIVFLSGITWGVLARNVPTLFSRNVLIALVISATILVLFPVAIPYRLLLLGIVVLLVASAWGAQQVAKTQPKLGNWLPLAWFIALLIFLWLLGGGLGLKQVSTNQWGGLLLNVLAAVVSILICFPLGVLLALGRQSTLPVVRGFSILYIELIRGLPLIAILFMGQVIIPLFLPPGMRPDRVLRAIIGLTLFSAAYLAENVRGGLQSIPTGQIEAAKALGLNTPLSVGLIVLPQALKAVIPAIVGQFISLFQDTTLLFVVGLVELLGIGDSIFAQAKFETPYQEVYLFDGVLFWLFCYAMSTASRRLEKQLNVDH; from the coding sequence ATGACTACTGTTAATTCTCAACCTCCTGAACTAGCACCACCCCCTGAACTACAGGTTAATCCAGTTACCTGGATAAAGAAAAATTTATTTAATACTTGGTATAATAGCATACTAACGGTTAGTGTTTTATGGTTTCTATTCGTAACCGTTAAAGGCTTGATAACATGGGCAACTACTGAAGCCCAATGGGATGTTATTAAGCTTAACTTCCGTCTGTTTTTTGTAGGAACCTATCCCGCCACCGAAAACTGGCGTCCATGGTTGATTCTGGGGATTATTGTGTTCCTATCCGGGATAACTTGGGGAGTTTTAGCAAGAAATGTTCCCACTCTATTTAGTCGCAATGTGTTAATAGCTCTAGTGATCAGTGCTACTATCTTAGTGCTATTTCCAGTAGCAATTCCCTATCGCTTATTGCTCTTAGGAATAGTAGTGTTACTGGTAGCTAGTGCTTGGGGAGCACAACAGGTTGCTAAGACTCAACCTAAACTGGGGAATTGGTTACCTTTAGCTTGGTTTATTGCTTTATTAATCTTCCTGTGGCTTCTCGGAGGAGGACTCGGACTAAAACAGGTATCCACTAATCAATGGGGTGGTTTGTTGCTGAATGTCTTAGCCGCAGTGGTCAGTATTTTAATCTGTTTTCCCCTAGGTGTATTACTAGCCCTAGGACGACAAAGTACCTTACCAGTTGTGCGCGGCTTCTCTATCCTTTACATTGAACTAATCCGAGGACTACCGCTGATTGCAATTTTGTTCATGGGACAAGTAATTATCCCACTATTTCTACCACCAGGAATGCGACCAGACCGGGTGTTACGGGCAATAATCGGTCTGACTTTATTTAGCGCTGCTTACCTAGCCGAAAATGTGCGAGGAGGACTGCAATCTATACCTACAGGTCAAATCGAAGCTGCCAAAGCATTGGGTTTAAATACTCCCCTATCCGTAGGGCTGATTGTATTACCTCAGGCACTCAAAGCTGTTATTCCTGCCATTGTCGGTCAGTTTATTAGTCTGTTTCAAGACACCACTCTCCTATTTGTTGTAGGTCTAGTGGAGTTGCTTGGTATCGGTGATTCTATCTTTGCCCAAGCCAAATTTGAAACCCCCTATCAAGAAGTATATTTATTCGACGGAGTCCTATTCTGGTTATTTTGTTACGCCATGTCCACAGCCAGCCGACGTCTGGAAAAACAATTGAATGTAGACCATTGA
- a CDS encoding ABC transporter permease subunit (The N-terminal region of this protein, as described by TIGR01726, is a three transmembrane segment that identifies a subfamily of ABC transporter permease subunits, which specificities that include histidine, arginine, glutamine, glutamate, L-cystine (sic), the opines (in Agrobacterium) octopine and nopaline, etc.) codes for MTSNIGQKPPLWRDDRFWRIAIQVLFVLVVIGVVAWLGTNLSRNIQRQAIKLGFDFLQDQAKFGIGDTPIPYKATDPYSYALLIGLANSLRVMVFGIILTTIVGITAGIASFSDNWLVSKLSLLYVEIVRNTPLLLQLLFWYFGIFFQLPKLSEKIQLPGSIFLSKRGIYIPWPPFTTQLFLWLVVLLVGAIAAVLIWQWRTKVMVEQAQSGQPQLIALIAIAIAAVLIIIIGFGWQRPQVLDTGNIEGGLRLTIEFCALLAGLVFYTGAFIAEIVRAGIQSVQKGQWEAARSLGLKSGLAMRLVIFPQALRVIIPSLNSQYMNLAKNSSLASAIGYSDIYSIAQTTFNQAGHEIEIIVVIIPLTYLTINLIISFVMNLLNRTVQLQER; via the coding sequence ATGACAAGCAATATAGGTCAAAAGCCTCCTTTGTGGCGGGATGACCGATTTTGGCGCATTGCCATACAAGTCCTATTTGTGCTGGTGGTGATTGGGGTCGTGGCATGGCTCGGCACCAACTTAAGCCGAAATATTCAGCGACAAGCGATTAAATTGGGGTTTGATTTTCTGCAAGATCAAGCCAAATTTGGTATTGGCGATACTCCCATTCCCTACAAAGCCACTGACCCCTATAGCTATGCTTTATTGATCGGACTGGCTAATTCATTGCGGGTGATGGTGTTTGGGATTATCCTGACAACTATTGTTGGTATTACCGCCGGGATAGCTAGTTTTTCTGACAATTGGCTAGTGAGTAAGCTGAGTCTGCTTTATGTGGAAATAGTGCGAAATACACCACTGCTGCTGCAATTGCTATTTTGGTACTTTGGGATTTTCTTCCAACTGCCAAAACTGTCGGAAAAAATTCAGTTACCTGGGTCGATATTTTTGAGCAAGCGGGGAATTTATATTCCTTGGCCCCCCTTCACCACCCAGCTGTTTCTGTGGTTGGTGGTTTTGCTAGTCGGTGCGATCGCAGCAGTTTTAATCTGGCAGTGGCGCACTAAAGTGATGGTAGAACAAGCACAATCCGGTCAGCCGCAGTTAATTGCTTTAATTGCGATCGCAATTGCTGCTGTCTTAATTATCATCATCGGTTTTGGTTGGCAAAGACCCCAAGTTCTCGACACAGGTAATATTGAAGGCGGACTCCGGCTAACTATTGAGTTCTGTGCCTTACTAGCTGGTCTAGTCTTTTACACCGGTGCATTTATCGCCGAAATTGTCCGAGCTGGAATACAGTCAGTACAGAAAGGACAGTGGGAAGCAGCAAGATCCTTGGGACTTAAGTCAGGATTAGCTATGCGGTTAGTTATTTTTCCCCAAGCCTTGCGGGTGATTATCCCTTCCCTAAACAGCCAATATATGAACCTAGCCAAAAACTCTAGTTTAGCATCTGCTATTGGCTACTCAGATATCTACTCCATTGCTCAAACCACCTTCAACCAAGCCGGTCATGAAATAGAAATAATTGTGGTGATTATACCCCTGACCTATCTAACCATTAACCTGATCATTTCTTTCGTGATGAATCTGTTGAATCGGACAGTTCAATTGCAGGAAAGATAA
- a CDS encoding serine/threonine-protein kinase, with the protein MSYCINPLCLQPDDPGNMTNLVCRHCGSDLLLQGRYRVMRLLSDQSGFGKVYEAYNGAVPKILKVLKPEHNSKSRIIELFRQEAAVLSKLTHPGIPQIDPEGYFQFFPRHSKEPLHCIIMEKIDGLNLKQWMRQQGNHQILEPQALKWLKQIVEILHLVHQENYFHRDIKPENIMLRANGQLVLIDFGTARELTYTYLAEIGGGGSVTKISSHGYTPPEQEKGYAVPQSDFYALGRTFVYLLTGKSVTDQSVYDPLNDQFHWREHAPQISEQLADFIDSLMAPTAAARPQKTQQILNDLANIYSLISISEAKTNIEASTTNQRFQTKSQPNISIETEVVTPPRIKRGWLGGILALVVGLFGSGGWLLYQAYNPSLRKSQEISVVNTKTFTAHSSWVNYLVISQDGELLVSASADKTIKIWNINTVEAIHTLEGHNSFVNYLAISPDGQQLFSASADKTIKIWDIKTGEEIHTLQGHKSYINHLAFSPDGQQLFSASADKTIKIWDIKTGQEIRTIQGHKSSINFLLISQNEQELFSASADKTIKIWDINTGKEIRTLEGHKSFVNSIAISPDGQRLFSASADNTIKVWNLDTGEEVNSLNDHTNYVEELAIGAKCKKLFSGSADKTIKVWDFANEKLIYTIKGFPNPIEYFAISPDCQTIATSGGKKIIKIWQVPQLSN; encoded by the coding sequence ATGAGCTACTGTATCAATCCCCTGTGCCTTCAGCCAGATGACCCAGGGAACATGACGAATCTGGTTTGTCGCCATTGTGGCTCAGATTTGTTATTACAAGGTCGCTATCGGGTGATGCGCCTGTTAAGTGACCAAAGTGGCTTTGGTAAGGTTTACGAAGCTTACAACGGAGCAGTACCAAAAATTTTAAAAGTGCTTAAGCCAGAGCACAACTCGAAATCGAGAATTATTGAACTATTTCGCCAAGAGGCAGCTGTATTGAGCAAGCTGACTCATCCCGGTATCCCTCAAATCGATCCAGAGGGGTACTTTCAGTTTTTTCCTAGACATAGTAAGGAGCCCCTGCATTGCATCATCATGGAGAAAATTGATGGACTTAACTTGAAGCAGTGGATGAGGCAACAAGGCAATCACCAAATTCTAGAACCGCAAGCCCTTAAATGGTTAAAGCAGATAGTAGAGATTTTACATCTTGTTCACCAAGAAAACTATTTCCATCGCGATATCAAGCCAGAAAACATCATGCTCCGTGCCAATGGGCAACTGGTATTGATTGACTTTGGCACCGCTAGAGAGTTGACCTATACCTACCTAGCGGAAATTGGTGGTGGAGGCAGTGTTACCAAGATTAGTTCCCATGGCTATACTCCCCCAGAGCAAGAAAAAGGCTATGCAGTCCCACAGTCCGATTTTTATGCTCTGGGGCGAACCTTTGTTTATTTACTGACTGGCAAATCAGTCACCGATCAGAGTGTTTATGATCCGTTAAATGATCAATTTCATTGGCGTGAGCATGCTCCTCAAATCTCTGAGCAGCTAGCAGACTTTATTGATAGTTTGATGGCACCAACGGCAGCAGCTCGACCTCAGAAGACTCAGCAAATTTTAAATGATCTAGCTAATATTTATTCTTTGATTAGTATTTCAGAGGCTAAGACTAATATAGAAGCGAGTACAACCAACCAAAGATTTCAAACTAAATCTCAACCCAATATTTCTATAGAAACGGAAGTTGTAACACCTCCAAGAATAAAAAGAGGGTGGTTAGGAGGGATATTGGCTCTGGTGGTTGGCTTATTTGGTTCTGGTGGTTGGCTATTGTATCAAGCCTACAATCCTTCCCTGAGAAAATCTCAAGAAATATCTGTAGTTAACACTAAGACCTTTACTGCTCATTCAAGTTGGGTTAATTATCTAGTCATTAGTCAAGATGGCGAATTATTAGTTAGTGCTAGTGCCGATAAAACGATTAAAATTTGGAATATTAACACGGTAGAAGCAATCCACACTCTCGAAGGTCATAATAGCTTTGTTAATTATCTAGCTATTAGCCCGGATGGACAACAATTATTTAGTGCTAGTGCCGATAAGACCATTAAAATTTGGGATATCAAAACGGGAGAAGAAATCCACACTCTCCAAGGTCATAAAAGTTATATTAATCATTTAGCGTTTAGTCCGGATGGACAACAATTATTTAGTGCTAGTGCCGACAAGACGATTAAGATTTGGGATATCAAAACGGGACAAGAAATCCGCACTATCCAAGGTCATAAAAGTTCAATTAACTTTTTATTAATTAGTCAGAATGAGCAAGAACTATTTAGTGCTAGTGCCGATAAGACGATTAAAATTTGGGATATCAACACTGGGAAAGAGATCCGGACTCTCGAAGGTCATAAGAGCTTTGTTAATTCTATAGCTATAAGTCCGGATGGACAACGATTGTTTAGTGCTAGTGCTGACAATACTATCAAAGTCTGGAATCTAGATACTGGGGAAGAAGTCAACAGTCTAAATGATCATACCAATTATGTGGAAGAACTAGCTATCGGTGCTAAGTGTAAGAAGTTGTTCAGTGGAAGTGCAGATAAAACGATAAAAGTGTGGGATTTTGCTAATGAAAAACTAATCTATACCATAAAGGGTTTTCCAAATCCAATTGAATATTTTGCGATTAGTCCTGATTGCCAGACAATTGCTACTAGTGGTGGTAAAAAGATAATCAAAATCTGGCAGGTGCCACAGTTAAGTAATTAG
- a CDS encoding amino acid ABC transporter ATP-binding protein, with protein MTNQQPITAPQDPVNSGDTESMIIAQDVHKWYASNQFHVLRGVSLEVKKKEVVVIMGPSGSGKSTFIRTFNALEDYQKGKIIIDSIELSHDLRNIDTIRKEVGMVFQQFNLFPHLTVLQNVTLAPIWVRRWKKAKAEEIAMQLLEKVGILEQAKKYPGQLSGGQQQRVAIARALAMQPKIMLFDEPTSALDPEMVREVLDTMRSLADSGMTMVCVTHEVGFAREVADRVVLMADGKLVEESTPQEFFNNPQHERTKQFLSQIL; from the coding sequence ATGACCAATCAACAACCGATCACTGCTCCTCAAGACCCAGTCAATTCCGGAGATACTGAATCCATGATCATCGCTCAAGATGTTCATAAGTGGTACGCCAGCAACCAATTTCATGTTCTGCGTGGTGTCAGTCTAGAAGTCAAGAAAAAAGAAGTAGTAGTGATCATGGGGCCTAGTGGGTCTGGGAAATCCACCTTTATTCGGACATTTAATGCTTTAGAAGACTATCAAAAAGGAAAAATTATTATTGATAGCATTGAACTCTCCCATGACTTGCGAAACATTGATACCATTCGCAAGGAAGTGGGGATGGTGTTCCAACAATTTAACTTATTTCCTCACCTGACTGTACTGCAAAATGTCACCCTTGCTCCCATTTGGGTGCGCCGCTGGAAAAAGGCAAAAGCTGAAGAAATTGCCATGCAGCTGTTAGAGAAAGTTGGTATTCTCGAACAAGCCAAGAAGTATCCCGGTCAACTGTCAGGGGGACAACAGCAACGGGTAGCTATTGCCCGTGCTTTGGCAATGCAGCCTAAAATTATGTTATTTGATGAGCCTACCTCAGCTCTCGACCCGGAGATGGTGCGAGAGGTACTCGATACCATGCGATCGCTTGCTGATTCTGGGATGACTATGGTTTGCGTTACCCACGAAGTAGGCTTTGCTAGAGAAGTCGCAGACCGAGTGGTATTAATGGCTGATGGGAAGTTGGTGGAAGAAAGTACACCTCAGGAATTTTTCAACAATCCTCAACATGAACGTACTAAGCAGTTTTTATCCCAAATTTTATAG
- the ribD gene encoding bifunctional diaminohydroxyphosphoribosylaminopyrimidine deaminase/5-amino-6-(5-phosphoribosylamino)uracil reductase RibD, whose protein sequence is MDNSPVTSFPETPLAQAMIQRCIQLARRAEGRTTPNPLVGCVIVRNGEIVGEGFHPAAGQPHAEVFALSEAGENAQGATVYVNMEPCNHYGRTPPCTEALIRAGVAKVVVGMVDPDPRVSGKGIERLRAAGIEVVVGVEEAACRQLNEGFIHRILYQRPLGILKYAMTLDGKIAATSGHSKWITGEKSRSWVHQLRSACDAVIVGGNTVRQDNPNLTSHNPNAPNPLRVIMSRTLDLPRDARVWQTDDVPTLVFTEVGTEGDLYQHLVNQGVEVVVLNPLTPSQVMGYLYERQLSSVLWECGGILAANAIADGAVQKIVAFIAPKIIGGQGGPSPVGDLGLTLMTDALTLERVSWRQLGSDYVVEGYIPSKRE, encoded by the coding sequence ATGGACAACTCTCCTGTGACATCTTTTCCTGAAACTCCTTTGGCGCAAGCCATGATACAGCGGTGCATCCAACTAGCAAGGCGAGCCGAGGGACGTACTACACCCAACCCTTTAGTCGGTTGTGTAATTGTCCGGAATGGGGAAATTGTTGGGGAAGGGTTTCATCCCGCTGCTGGTCAACCTCACGCGGAAGTGTTTGCCCTCTCAGAGGCTGGGGAAAATGCCCAGGGCGCAACAGTTTACGTGAATATGGAACCTTGCAATCACTATGGTAGAACCCCTCCTTGTACAGAAGCGTTAATTAGGGCTGGAGTCGCTAAAGTAGTGGTGGGGATGGTGGACCCTGATCCACGGGTATCTGGAAAAGGTATTGAACGGTTAAGGGCGGCTGGGATTGAAGTGGTGGTAGGTGTGGAAGAGGCTGCTTGCCGTCAGCTCAATGAAGGCTTTATTCATCGCATTCTTTACCAGCGTCCATTGGGAATTCTCAAGTATGCCATGACTTTAGATGGCAAAATTGCTGCTACTAGTGGTCACAGCAAATGGATTACAGGGGAAAAGTCCCGCAGTTGGGTGCATCAACTGCGATCAGCTTGCGATGCAGTGATTGTGGGCGGTAATACGGTGCGTCAGGATAACCCCAATTTGACTAGTCACAATCCAAACGCACCGAATCCCCTACGGGTGATCATGAGTCGCACCCTCGACTTACCCAGAGATGCTCGTGTTTGGCAAACGGATGATGTACCGACGTTGGTGTTTACAGAGGTCGGAACTGAGGGAGATTTATATCAACATCTGGTCAACCAGGGTGTAGAGGTGGTGGTATTGAATCCCCTGACGCCTTCTCAAGTAATGGGATATTTATATGAAAGGCAGCTTTCCAGTGTGTTATGGGAATGTGGTGGTATCTTAGCTGCAAATGCGATCGCAGATGGTGCAGTCCAAAAAATCGTAGCCTTTATTGCTCCCAAAATCATCGGTGGTCAAGGTGGTCCCTCACCGGTAGGAGATTTGGGCTTGACACTCATGACTGACGCTCTAACCTTAGAACGAGTGAGTTGGCGTCAGCTAGGATCGGATTATGTTGTGGAAGGTTATATACCTTCTAAGAGGGAGTAG